In the Aeromicrobium fastidiosum genome, CGTCGAGGGCGAGGACGGGTGTCAGGCCGCCGCCGCGGTCGCCCGCCGCAATGGCGCCCGCCTGGCCGCCTGCCGCATGGACTTCGACGTCGCGACCGTCACGGCCAGGGCCACGAGCCCCCGGTGGTGGGGTGGCCGCTGGGCCACCGAGCAGCGCGCGCGAGCCGCGCCCGAGTCGTACGTGACGCCGTGAGGCCTCAGGTCGACCGGCGCAGCAGACGTCGGGCGCGGGTCAGCGTCGCCCGCTTGCGCTCGATGAGTCGGCGCTCGCTGTCGGACAACTGCATCGGGGACGGAACGGTCGGTGTCTCGAGCTGGCGACGCTCGTCATCGGTCCGCTGCTTGCCGGCAGCCCGCAGCCGCGCATCGTCCTCGGGCGAGCGGTCACGGGGCAGCCGGCGCAGCACGGCGTAGAACTCGAGCTGGCCCGGCCGGGTGTTGCGGACGGTCTCGACGACCAGCTCGCACAGGCCCAAGCGACCCAGCTCGTTGACCTGCTCGATGAACGACGACGGACGGAACGTCCACACGTGGCAGTCGACGTACTCGCCCGATCGTGCCCTGTCGACCTGGGCGAGTGTGTTGTCGAGGTCATGACTGCGGACGCCGTCGAGCGGAGGACGCCGGCCGCTCCAGGCGTCCTTCGGGCTCAGCGTCGTCGCCGTGCGGAGGTGGTCGTAGACCGCGCGGACGCTCGGCACGAGATCGCCCTGCTGGTGTGCCTGCAGCATCTGGCCGACCGTCGTCTGCGGCCGGTAGGCGTCGAAGGAGTACCGCATGTCGGGGATCGCCAGCACCAGCGCACCGTCGTCGCGCAGCAGCGAGGCGATGTCGTCGAGCCACGTGATGAGGTCGGGCACGTGCTCGATGACGTGCGATGCGATGACCCACGCGAAGGGTGCCTTCGCCGCCGCGACCTCCGACAGCGGACGGATGACGCCGTCCGGCCCGGTGAGCGGGAAGTCGACGGCCACGATGTCGTCGTCGGGCACGGCCTCGTCGTGGTGGTAGTGCTCGACCAGCGACTCGGTCGGCACGATGTCGACGTAGCTGACGTCCCACCGCGACTTGAGCGCGATGGGGCTGTGCAACGGGGCGATCTCCAGGCCAGGACCGTGGTCGAGAGGCGTCAGACCGAGCATGCGTTCTCTGCGATGCACCTTCACCACGATGGTGGTCTCCTCAGGATCTGGGTCCGACGTCCGCCCCATGTTCCCACGAGCAGGTCACGCGGCCGGTGCGTCGACCAGCAGGGCATCGAGCAGCCGGATCGCGCCGGCCTTGTCGAGGGGCTCGTTGCCGTTGCCGCACTTGGGCGAGTAGACGCACGACGGGCAGCCGTCGCGGCACGCGCACGCGGCGATCGCGTCGCGGGTGACCCGCAGCCACGTCGCGGCGACCTCGTAGCCGCGCTCCGCGAAGCCGGCCCCGCCCGGGTATCCGTCGTAGACGAACACCGTCAGGGTGCCGGTGTCGGGGTGCAGAGCGGTCGAGACGCCGCCGATGTCCCACCGGTCGCACGTCGCCAGCAGGGGGAGCAGCCCGATCGCGGCGTGCTCGGCGGCATGGGCCGAGCCGGGGACGTCGTCGTGCGCCATCGTGCGGGCGACCGCCTCGGCGTCGAGGGTCCACCAGACGGCCTTGGTCTGCAGCGACCGCGCCGGCAGCTCGAGCACCTCCTCGCCCAGCACGCCACCGCCCGACGTGCTGCGCTTGAGGTACGACACGACCTGGTTGACCACCTCGACCGATCCGAACGACATCGCCGCATCGCCCCACTGCGTGGTCCGCTCGGTGGCGACGACCGCGATCTCGGTGACAGATCGCGCCGACGTCGAGTAGTCGGGGTCGTCGCGGTGCACCATCGCGACACCGTGCTCGACGTCGTACTCGTCGACGACGTGCACGTCGCCCTGGTGCACGTAGACGGCTCCCTCGTGCACGGTCGAGTCGGCCGAGCCGCCGTCGACCGTGCCGATCAGGCGTCCGGTCGTGCCGTCGACGATCTGCACGGGCGCGCCGCCGCTCGACCGGATGTCGGCGAGGTCGCTGGCGCGGTCGCGCTTGGTCCAGAACCAGCCCGCGGGCCGCCGGCGCAGCCAGCCCGCCGCCTCGAGGGCTGCGACCCCCTCCTCGGTGCGGGGCCCGAACATCGCGAAGTCGTCCTCGGTCAGCGGTATCTCCTGGGCCGCGGCCGCGAGGTGCGGACCCAGCACGTACGGATTGTCGGGGTCGAACACCGATGCCTCGACCGCGCGGCCGAGCAGCGCCTCCGGGTGGTGCACGAGATACGTGTCGATCGGCTCGTCGCGGGCCACGAGGATGCCGATCGAGTCGCGTCCCGACCGTCCCGCTCGCCCGAACTGCTGTTGCAGCGCCGCCCGCGTGCCCGGGAACCCCACCGTGATGACGGCGTCGAGACCCGCGATGTCGATGCCGAGCTCGAGGGCGTTGGTGCTGGCCAGCCCCAGCAGGTCGCCGCTGCGCAGCCGTTGCTCGAGCTCGCGCCGCTCCTCGGGCAGGTAGCCGCCGCGGTAGGTCGCCACGCGTCGCACGAGCTCGGGGTCGACCTCGCGCAGGCGTCGCTGAGCCGTCGCGGCCACCGACTCCGCGCCGCGCCGCGACCGCACGAAGGCCAGCGTGCGCACCCCGCCGACGACGAGGTCGGTCAGCAGCTCGCCGGCCTCCGACGTCGCCGAACGTCGCACGACCGCTCGGGGGTCTGCGTCGGGGCCGGTCGTGCCGACACCCGGCAGGATCGGCGGCTCCCACAGCGCG is a window encoding:
- a CDS encoding Rv3654c family TadE-like protein; amino-acid sequence: MRGRVPVRDPGAVRDRGAATVHAATVAVLLVVVGLLLVQATSLVQMKHRVAAAADLAALAASRASVEGEDGCQAAAAVARRNGARLAACRMDFDVATVTARATSPRWWGGRWATEQRARAAPESYVTP
- a CDS encoding class I SAM-dependent methyltransferase, whose product is MLGLTPLDHGPGLEIAPLHSPIALKSRWDVSYVDIVPTESLVEHYHHDEAVPDDDIVAVDFPLTGPDGVIRPLSEVAAAKAPFAWVIASHVIEHVPDLITWLDDIASLLRDDGALVLAIPDMRYSFDAYRPQTTVGQMLQAHQQGDLVPSVRAVYDHLRTATTLSPKDAWSGRRPPLDGVRSHDLDNTLAQVDRARSGEYVDCHVWTFRPSSFIEQVNELGRLGLCELVVETVRNTRPGQLEFYAVLRRLPRDRSPEDDARLRAAGKQRTDDERRQLETPTVPSPMQLSDSERRLIERKRATLTRARRLLRRST
- a CDS encoding DEAD/DEAH box helicase codes for the protein MDPADLVLRYGDRVTHVERVPAREAVVEPWPDWVDPGVRAMYEAEGIATLWGHQAEALHHVHEGRHTVISTGTASGKSLVFQAPALTDLAAGRTGSSLRGNRMPTVLYLAPTKALAADQLRRLAGATAFARPATVDGDNSREERAWARDHANYLLTNPDTLHHTILPGHARWTRVLGGLTHVVVDECHHYRGVFGAHVAHVLRRLRRICQHYGADPTFVLSSATVADPEVFAGRLTGLDVVPVTDDASPHAARTVALWEPPILPGVGTTGPDADPRAVVRRSATSEAGELLTDLVVGGVRTLAFVRSRRGAESVAATAQRRLREVDPELVRRVATYRGGYLPEERRELEQRLRSGDLLGLASTNALELGIDIAGLDAVITVGFPGTRAALQQQFGRAGRSGRDSIGILVARDEPIDTYLVHHPEALLGRAVEASVFDPDNPYVLGPHLAAAAQEIPLTEDDFAMFGPRTEEGVAALEAAGWLRRRPAGWFWTKRDRASDLADIRSSGGAPVQIVDGTTGRLIGTVDGGSADSTVHEGAVYVHQGDVHVVDEYDVEHGVAMVHRDDPDYSTSARSVTEIAVVATERTTQWGDAAMSFGSVEVVNQVVSYLKRSTSGGGVLGEEVLELPARSLQTKAVWWTLDAEAVARTMAHDDVPGSAHAAEHAAIGLLPLLATCDRWDIGGVSTALHPDTGTLTVFVYDGYPGGAGFAERGYEVAATWLRVTRDAIAACACRDGCPSCVYSPKCGNGNEPLDKAGAIRLLDALLVDAPAA